A region of Streptomyces sp. NBC_01750 DNA encodes the following proteins:
- a CDS encoding FAD/NAD(P)-binding protein, protein MSEGTLRVVVVGAGAAGTLVSARLLDSAVRAGRGVAVDLVDPAPETGRGLAYATSDPRHLLNVTAGRMSALPHDGGDFVRWLSAREARPVDPGEYVPRARYGSYLADALNRSEAAGGSIATVRRRHDLVVAIERKPSAGTNNGVRLQLRGGGALDADAVVLALGNLAPSGEWIPAGLRESPHFVADPWRPGALSNAPTDRDVLLVGTGLTMCDIARTLAVPGRTVHAVSRRGLLPLPHAAVPPSRTTFQLGPVTGPLDLAQLKRRLRHHAALYRRHYGDWRPAVDELRPHISQVWQQLSFADRERFLTGELRNWEVHRHRLPPATDRALADAQRAGLLTVQAAEVVKARTSDDGCGVSVQLSNGWSATVGALINCTGTESRIQELADPLVRCLLDLGIAVPGPHGLGFDTATDGKLTAAGARTAAPVWTLGQLRRGNLWETTAIPEIRVQAAELAARILGRKTAPALA, encoded by the coding sequence ATGAGTGAGGGGACTCTCCGTGTCGTGGTCGTCGGGGCGGGCGCGGCGGGCACGCTCGTCTCGGCCCGGCTACTTGACTCCGCCGTCCGTGCCGGGCGTGGTGTGGCGGTCGACCTGGTCGATCCCGCGCCGGAGACAGGGCGGGGTCTCGCCTATGCCACGTCTGACCCTCGGCACCTGCTGAACGTTACGGCCGGGCGGATGAGCGCGCTGCCGCACGACGGAGGCGATTTCGTCCGCTGGCTCTCCGCGCGGGAAGCCCGCCCGGTCGACCCGGGCGAGTACGTTCCACGCGCGAGGTACGGCTCGTATCTGGCTGATGCGCTGAACCGTTCCGAGGCGGCCGGTGGCAGTATCGCGACCGTCCGACGACGGCATGACCTTGTCGTCGCGATCGAGCGCAAGCCCTCGGCGGGCACCAACAACGGCGTCCGTCTCCAACTGCGCGGGGGCGGGGCGCTCGACGCGGACGCCGTGGTCCTGGCTCTGGGGAACCTCGCCCCCAGCGGCGAATGGATCCCGGCCGGTCTCCGGGAGTCGCCCCACTTCGTCGCCGATCCCTGGCGGCCGGGGGCGCTCTCGAACGCACCGACCGACCGCGATGTGCTGCTCGTGGGTACCGGCCTGACCATGTGTGACATCGCCCGTACGCTGGCTGTTCCCGGCCGCACGGTGCACGCCGTCTCCCGGCGTGGTCTGCTGCCGCTCCCTCATGCCGCCGTCCCGCCGTCGAGAACGACGTTCCAGCTTGGCCCGGTGACCGGACCGCTCGACCTCGCGCAGCTGAAGCGCAGGTTGCGACACCATGCCGCGCTGTACCGGCGGCATTACGGGGACTGGCGCCCCGCCGTCGACGAGCTGCGGCCGCACATCTCCCAGGTGTGGCAGCAGCTCTCTTTCGCGGACCGGGAGCGCTTCCTCACCGGTGAGCTGCGGAACTGGGAGGTGCACCGGCACCGGCTGCCGCCGGCGACCGACCGGGCGCTGGCGGACGCCCAGCGGGCCGGACTGCTGACCGTCCAGGCGGCTGAAGTGGTCAAGGCACGGACGAGCGACGACGGCTGCGGGGTGTCCGTACAGCTGTCCAACGGGTGGTCGGCAACGGTCGGTGCCCTCATCAACTGCACAGGAACCGAGAGCCGGATACAGGAGCTGGCCGATCCACTCGTCCGTTGCCTGCTCGACCTGGGGATCGCCGTACCCGGACCGCACGGCCTCGGCTTCGACACTGCAACCGACGGGAAGCTGACCGCAGCTGGCGCCCGCACCGCGGCGCCCGTGTGGACGCTCGGCCAGTTGCGACGCGGAAACCTGTGGGAGACCACCGCCATTCCGGAGATCCGCGTCCAGGCGGCGGAACTGGCAGCCCGGATCCTGGGCCGCAAGACTGCGCCAGCGCTCGCCTGA